The following coding sequences are from one Eucalyptus grandis isolate ANBG69807.140 chromosome 11, ASM1654582v1, whole genome shotgun sequence window:
- the LOC104424357 gene encoding 8-amino-7-oxononanoate synthase isoform X1 → MTTECSGRWDGWVKEALARLESLKIVRSLRPIRLSAQPHGVGGEAGRESEPGSGGSDDEYEVFEEMKPWDRTSVEVDVADSTFRSWLLDIPSSGEDFMLGDGLADGAVAASDRELKKLTLFSSNDYLGLSSHPTIGKAAAKAAKEHGMGPRGSALICGYTNYHRRLESCLAELKKKEECLLCPTGFAANMASMVAIGSISLLLAAGGQPEKDEKIAIFSDALNHASIIDGIRLAERQRSVEVFVYGHCDMVHLNKLLSACTTERKVVVTDSLFSMDGDFAPMDELVRLKRKHHFLLVIDDAHGTFVCGKNGGGVAEEFDCERDVDICVGTLSKAAGCHGGFIACSKRWKQLIQSRGRSFIFSTSTPVPVAAAAHAAVIVAKKETWRRRELWNRVQDFRTLTGIPILSPIISLIVGSEENALQGSRHLLESGFHVTAIRPPTVPPNSCRLRVTLTATHRKDDLVKLTEALSRCINFQEISIHCPKVYARL, encoded by the exons ATGACCACGGAGTGCTCGGGGCGCTGGGACGGCTGGGTTAAGGAGGCGCTCGCGAGGCTCGAGTCCCTCAAGATCGTTCGGTCCCTGCGGCCCATTCGCCTGTCGGCGCAACCGCATGGGGTCGGCGGTGAGGCAGGTCGAGAGTCCGAGCCAGGGAGCGGTGGGAGTGACGATGAGTACGAGGTGTTCGAGGAAATGAAACCGTGGGACCGAACTTCGGTCGAGGTTGACGTCGCCGACTCCACGTTCCGCAGCTGGCTCCTTGACATCCCTAGCTCTG GAGAAGATTTTATGTTGGGAGATGGATTGGCTGATGGTGCAGTAGCAGCAAGCGACCGGGAACTCAAGAAGCTAACTTTATTCTCTAGTAATGACTACCTTGGGTTGAGTTCACATCCCACAATTGGAAAAGCTGCTGCCAAG GCAGCAAAAGAGCATGGCATGGGTCCAAGAGGATCTGCTCTGATCTGTGGATATACCAATTACCACAGACGCCTGGAGTCTTGCTTGGCagagttaaaaaagaaagag GAGTGTCTTCTTTGTCCTACTGGGTTTGCAGCGAACATGGCCTCGATGGTGGCAATTGGAAGCATTAGCCTTCTGCTTGCTGCAGGTGGACAACCTGAAAAGGATGAGAAGATAGCAATATTTTCTGATGCCTTGAATCATGCATCCATAATTGATGGAATCCGTCTTGCTGAAAGACAACGAAGTGTGGAAGTTTTCGTTTATGGACACTGTGACATGGTTCACCTGAATAAATTGCT ATCTGCCTGCACAACGGAGAGGAAAGTTGTTGTGACCGATAG TTTGTTTAGCATGGATGGAGACTTTGCACCGATGGATGAGCTTGTGAGACTTAAAAGAAAGCATCATTTTCTCTTAGTCATTGATGAC GCTCATGGAACATTTGTTTGTGGAAAAAATGGCGGAGGAGTTGCAGAGGAGTTTGATTGTGAAAGAGATGTTGACATATGTGTCGGCACTCTGAGCAAAGCTGCAGGTTGCCATGGTGGATTCATCGCATGCAG CAAAAGGTGGAAGCAACTCATCCAGTCAAGGGGTCGCTCTTTCATATTTTCTACTTCTACTCCTGTCCCAGTTGCTGCTGCTGCACATG CTGCTGTTATTGTGGCAAAGAAAGAGACGTGGCGTAGAAGGGAACTATGGAACCGCGTGCAGGACTTTCGTACTCTCACTGGAATCCCCATCTTAAGTCCAATAATCTCTCTCATTGTTGGTAGTGAAGAGAATGCCTTGCAAGGAAGcag GCATCTGCTGGAGTCTGGATTTCATGTGACTGCAATTAGACCCCCAACAGTTCCTCCGAATTCATGCAG GCTAAGGGTTACTTTGACTGCGACGCACAGAAAGGATGATCTAGTGAAGCTTACAGAAGCACTTTCCCGCTGcatcaactttcaagaaataTCCATCCATTGCCCAAAAGTCTATGCTAGACTATAA
- the LOC104424357 gene encoding 8-amino-7-oxononanoate synthase isoform X2, translated as MGPRGSALICGYTNYHRRLESCLAELKKKEECLLCPTGFAANMASMVAIGSISLLLAAGGQPEKDEKIAIFSDALNHASIIDGIRLAERQRSVEVFVYGHCDMVHLNKLLSACTTERKVVVTDSLFSMDGDFAPMDELVRLKRKHHFLLVIDDAHGTFVCGKNGGGVAEEFDCERDVDICVGTLSKAAGCHGGFIACSKRWKQLIQSRGRSFIFSTSTPVPVAAAAHAAVIVAKKETWRRRELWNRVQDFRTLTGIPILSPIISLIVGSEENALQGSRHLLESGFHVTAIRPPTVPPNSCRLRVTLTATHRKDDLVKLTEALSRCINFQEISIHCPKVYARL; from the exons ATGGGTCCAAGAGGATCTGCTCTGATCTGTGGATATACCAATTACCACAGACGCCTGGAGTCTTGCTTGGCagagttaaaaaagaaagag GAGTGTCTTCTTTGTCCTACTGGGTTTGCAGCGAACATGGCCTCGATGGTGGCAATTGGAAGCATTAGCCTTCTGCTTGCTGCAGGTGGACAACCTGAAAAGGATGAGAAGATAGCAATATTTTCTGATGCCTTGAATCATGCATCCATAATTGATGGAATCCGTCTTGCTGAAAGACAACGAAGTGTGGAAGTTTTCGTTTATGGACACTGTGACATGGTTCACCTGAATAAATTGCT ATCTGCCTGCACAACGGAGAGGAAAGTTGTTGTGACCGATAG TTTGTTTAGCATGGATGGAGACTTTGCACCGATGGATGAGCTTGTGAGACTTAAAAGAAAGCATCATTTTCTCTTAGTCATTGATGAC GCTCATGGAACATTTGTTTGTGGAAAAAATGGCGGAGGAGTTGCAGAGGAGTTTGATTGTGAAAGAGATGTTGACATATGTGTCGGCACTCTGAGCAAAGCTGCAGGTTGCCATGGTGGATTCATCGCATGCAG CAAAAGGTGGAAGCAACTCATCCAGTCAAGGGGTCGCTCTTTCATATTTTCTACTTCTACTCCTGTCCCAGTTGCTGCTGCTGCACATG CTGCTGTTATTGTGGCAAAGAAAGAGACGTGGCGTAGAAGGGAACTATGGAACCGCGTGCAGGACTTTCGTACTCTCACTGGAATCCCCATCTTAAGTCCAATAATCTCTCTCATTGTTGGTAGTGAAGAGAATGCCTTGCAAGGAAGcag GCATCTGCTGGAGTCTGGATTTCATGTGACTGCAATTAGACCCCCAACAGTTCCTCCGAATTCATGCAG GCTAAGGGTTACTTTGACTGCGACGCACAGAAAGGATGATCTAGTGAAGCTTACAGAAGCACTTTCCCGCTGcatcaactttcaagaaataTCCATCCATTGCCCAAAAGTCTATGCTAGACTATAA
- the LOC104424358 gene encoding hexose carrier protein HEX6 isoform X1, with product MLCSLPSCPAREAHPRNKILLFLLQFKFKVNPHVLALYKIAVQDAVFGFSTLEYRSAIFLLDAAVFTCQDSRSGSNFCEVCHWRKAMAVGVAVSNEPAVLYNGRITVFVAVSCMVAATGGIIFGYDIGISGGVTSMEPFLKKFFRDVYDKVNKDTKISNYCKYDNQLLTLFTSSLYISGLVASFFASSVTRAFGRKPSILVGGASFLAGSALGGAASNVYMLIFGRILLGVGVGFANQSVPLYISEMAPPRHRGLFNNGFQFCVGIGVLSANLINYGTEKIEGGWGWRISLAMAAVPASILTVGALFLPETANSLIQRSDDHEKAEAMLRRIRGVNDVQAELNDLVKASSISKTVDHPFRNIIQREYRPQLVMSIAIPFFQQVTGINVISFYAPVLFRTIGLGESASLLSAVVTGLVGTISTFISMLVVDKLGRRKLFMIGGFQMLASQAMVGGIMASKLGDHGGISQAYGYLVLVLICIYVAGFAWSWGPLGWLVPSEIYPLEIRSAGQSITVAVGFLFTFLVAQTFLLMLCHFKSGIFFFFGGWVVIMTAFVYLLLPETKNVPLEQMNKIWREHWFWKNVMGEMDVHIDKTEA from the exons atgctTTGTTCTCTACCGTCTTGTCCTGCCAGAGAAGCTCATCCACGCAACAAAAtcttacttttccttctccaGTTCAAGTTCAAGGTCAACCCCCACGTGCTTGCTCTGTACAAAATTGCAGTCCAAGATgctgtttttggtttttccacACTAGAATACAGAAGCGCTATCTTTCTTCTCGATGCTGCTGTCTTTACTTGTCAAGACTCGAGAAGTGGCTCTAATTTCTGTGAAGTGTGCCATTGGAGGAAAGCCATGGCTGTGGGAGTAGCTGTGTCTAATGAACCTGCTGTGCTGTACAATGGTCGAATCACGGTGTTTGTTGCCGTTTCTTGTATGGTGGCCGCCACGGGAGGAATTATCTTCGGATATGACATCGGTATATCGG GTGGCGTCACCTCAATGGAACCATTTCTGAAGAAATTCTTCCGCGATGTGTACGATAAGGTGAATAAAGACACCAAGATCAGCAACTATTGTAAATATGACAACCAACTCTTAACTTTATTCACATCCTCGTTGTACATATCCGGCCTTGTGGCTTCCTTTTTCGCCTCCTCGGTCACAAGAGCTTTTGGACGAAAGCCATCCATACTCGTTGGCGGGGCTTCCTTCCTTGCGGGTTCAGCCCTTGGAGGGGCAGCTTCTAATGTGTACATGCTGATATTCGGCCGCATTCTGCTCGGCGTTGGGGTCGGCTTTGCGAACCAG TCAGTCCCTCTGTATATCTCAGAGATGGCACCTCCAAGACACCGAGGACTGTTCAACAATGGCTTCCAATTCTGTGTAGGAATTGGTGTTCTATCAGCTAATCTCATCAACTATGGTACAGAGAAAATTGAAGGTGGTTGGGGTTGGAGAATCTCCTTAGCCATGGCTGCAGTTCCGGCTTCCATTCTCACAGTTGGTGCACTTTTCCTCCCCGAAACAGCCAACAGCCTAATCCAGAGAAGTGATGATCATGAAAAGGCCGAGGCAATGTTGCGACGCATTCGGGGCGTCAATGATGTCCAAGCAGAATTGAACGATCTCGTCAAAGCAAGTTCGATCTCAAAAACTGTCGATCACCCATTCCGAAATATAATCCAAAGAGAATATAGACCTCAACTGGTCATGTCCATTGCCATTCCCTTTTTTCAACAGGTAACAGGAATCAATGTTATCTCATTTTATGCGCCGGTTTTGTTCAGAACAATTGGTTTAGGAGAAAGTGCTTCTCTTTTATCAGCAGTTGTAACGGGTCTCGTGGGAACTATTTCGACATTCATATCCATGCTTGTGGTGGATAAGCTTGGTCGAAGAAAGTTGTTCATGATTGGAGGGTTTCAAATGCTTGCCTCGCAAGCAATGGTTGGAGGAATCATGGCCTCTAAGCTTGGAGATCACGGAGGAATTAGCCAAGCTTATGGTTATTTGGTACTTGTTTTGATATGCATATACGTTGCAGGGTTCGCTTGGTCGTGGGGACCTCTTGGATGGTTGGTCCCAAGCGAAATATACCCACTAGAGATCCGATCAGCAGGACAGAGTATAACAGTCGCGGTTGGATTTCTCTTTACATTCTTAGTTGCGCAAACTTTCTTGTTAATGCTGTGCCACTTCAAGTCAgggatattcttcttttttggcgGGTGGGTGGTGATCATGACCGCTTTTGTGTATCTACTGTTGCCGGAGACGAAGAATGTGCCACTCGAGCAGATGAATAAGATCTGGAGGGAGCATTGGTTTTGGAAGAACGTAATGGGAGAAATGGACGTTCATATTGACAAAACTGAAGCATGA
- the LOC104424356 gene encoding expansin-B15 isoform X1 — MAALHSFRFHPSIFLCLVASFCFSRTCFGSKAKHSNLTTFGTRWSWAGATWYGSPDGAGSDGMECGACGYGNAVSQPPFSSMVTGIGPSLYKSGKECGACYKIKCTKRMHPSCSGKPVRVIITDFCPGGPCATDSAHFDLSGTAFGAMAKAGEEVAFRDAGVLKIRYARVACDYSGRTIAFHVDPGSNSNYFAAVIEYEEGDGDLAGVSLKEASMGPEEWRSMQQSWGAVWKLDAGSEMQPPFSIRLTSQYSRETIVAKNVIPENWKPGSTYRSLVNYL; from the exons ATGGCCGCTCTTCACTCGTTTCGATTTCACCCTTCGATCTTCTTGTGTTTGGTAGCCTCGTTTTGCTTCAGCCGGACGTGCTTCGGCTCCAAAGCCAAGCACTCGAACTTAACAACATTCGGAACCCGCTGGTCTTGGGCCGGAGCGACCTGGTATGGTAGTCCCGATGGAGCCGGCAGCGACGGTATGGAAT GCGGAGCCTGTGGATACGGGAATGCGGTGTCGCAACCGCCGTTCTCTTCCATGGTGACTGGAATCGGCCCTTCTCTGTACAAATCGGGCAAAGAGTGTGGAGCTTGCTACAAG ATCAAATGTACCAAAAGAATGCATCCATCCTGTTCGGGCAAACCGGTAAGGGTGATCATCACGGACTTTTGCCCCGGAGGTCCCTGCGCGACTGATTCCGCCCATTTCGACCTCAGCGGGACCGCATTCGGTGCTATGGCTAAAGCAGGAGAAGAAGTCGCATTCCGGGATGCTGGAGTCCTCAAAATCCGATATGCTCG AGTCGCGTGCGATTACTCAGGAAGAACCATAGCATTCCATGTTGATCCAGGGTCCAACTCCAACTACTTTGCGGCGGTGATTGAGTATGAAGAGGGAGATGGCGACCTTGCAGGAGTATCACTAAAGGAAGCTTCGATGGGGCCTGAGGAGTGGAGGTCGATGCAACAGTCATGGGGTGCTGTTTGGAAGCTGGACGCTGGCTCAGAGATGCAACCTCCGTTCTCAATTCGGCTGACATCGCAATACTCAAGAGAGACCATAGTGGCCAAGAACGTGATTCCGGAAAACTGGAAGCCTGGTTCAACCTATAGATCTCTAGTCAACTACTTGTAA
- the LOC104424358 gene encoding hexose carrier protein HEX6 isoform X2, whose translation MPSIQFFRMRVGCGVTSMEPFLKKFFRDVYDKVNKDTKISNYCKYDNQLLTLFTSSLYISGLVASFFASSVTRAFGRKPSILVGGASFLAGSALGGAASNVYMLIFGRILLGVGVGFANQSVPLYISEMAPPRHRGLFNNGFQFCVGIGVLSANLINYGTEKIEGGWGWRISLAMAAVPASILTVGALFLPETANSLIQRSDDHEKAEAMLRRIRGVNDVQAELNDLVKASSISKTVDHPFRNIIQREYRPQLVMSIAIPFFQQVTGINVISFYAPVLFRTIGLGESASLLSAVVTGLVGTISTFISMLVVDKLGRRKLFMIGGFQMLASQAMVGGIMASKLGDHGGISQAYGYLVLVLICIYVAGFAWSWGPLGWLVPSEIYPLEIRSAGQSITVAVGFLFTFLVAQTFLLMLCHFKSGIFFFFGGWVVIMTAFVYLLLPETKNVPLEQMNKIWREHWFWKNVMGEMDVHIDKTEA comes from the exons ATGCCAAGTATCCAATTTTTTAGGATGAGAGTTGGAT GTGGCGTCACCTCAATGGAACCATTTCTGAAGAAATTCTTCCGCGATGTGTACGATAAGGTGAATAAAGACACCAAGATCAGCAACTATTGTAAATATGACAACCAACTCTTAACTTTATTCACATCCTCGTTGTACATATCCGGCCTTGTGGCTTCCTTTTTCGCCTCCTCGGTCACAAGAGCTTTTGGACGAAAGCCATCCATACTCGTTGGCGGGGCTTCCTTCCTTGCGGGTTCAGCCCTTGGAGGGGCAGCTTCTAATGTGTACATGCTGATATTCGGCCGCATTCTGCTCGGCGTTGGGGTCGGCTTTGCGAACCAG TCAGTCCCTCTGTATATCTCAGAGATGGCACCTCCAAGACACCGAGGACTGTTCAACAATGGCTTCCAATTCTGTGTAGGAATTGGTGTTCTATCAGCTAATCTCATCAACTATGGTACAGAGAAAATTGAAGGTGGTTGGGGTTGGAGAATCTCCTTAGCCATGGCTGCAGTTCCGGCTTCCATTCTCACAGTTGGTGCACTTTTCCTCCCCGAAACAGCCAACAGCCTAATCCAGAGAAGTGATGATCATGAAAAGGCCGAGGCAATGTTGCGACGCATTCGGGGCGTCAATGATGTCCAAGCAGAATTGAACGATCTCGTCAAAGCAAGTTCGATCTCAAAAACTGTCGATCACCCATTCCGAAATATAATCCAAAGAGAATATAGACCTCAACTGGTCATGTCCATTGCCATTCCCTTTTTTCAACAGGTAACAGGAATCAATGTTATCTCATTTTATGCGCCGGTTTTGTTCAGAACAATTGGTTTAGGAGAAAGTGCTTCTCTTTTATCAGCAGTTGTAACGGGTCTCGTGGGAACTATTTCGACATTCATATCCATGCTTGTGGTGGATAAGCTTGGTCGAAGAAAGTTGTTCATGATTGGAGGGTTTCAAATGCTTGCCTCGCAAGCAATGGTTGGAGGAATCATGGCCTCTAAGCTTGGAGATCACGGAGGAATTAGCCAAGCTTATGGTTATTTGGTACTTGTTTTGATATGCATATACGTTGCAGGGTTCGCTTGGTCGTGGGGACCTCTTGGATGGTTGGTCCCAAGCGAAATATACCCACTAGAGATCCGATCAGCAGGACAGAGTATAACAGTCGCGGTTGGATTTCTCTTTACATTCTTAGTTGCGCAAACTTTCTTGTTAATGCTGTGCCACTTCAAGTCAgggatattcttcttttttggcgGGTGGGTGGTGATCATGACCGCTTTTGTGTATCTACTGTTGCCGGAGACGAAGAATGTGCCACTCGAGCAGATGAATAAGATCTGGAGGGAGCATTGGTTTTGGAAGAACGTAATGGGAGAAATGGACGTTCATATTGACAAAACTGAAGCATGA
- the LOC104424356 gene encoding expansin-B15 isoform X2, with product MAALHSFRFHPSIFLCLVASFCFSRTCFGSKAKHSNLTTFGTRWSWAGATWYGSPDGAGSDGGACGYGNAVSQPPFSSMVTGIGPSLYKSGKECGACYKIKCTKRMHPSCSGKPVRVIITDFCPGGPCATDSAHFDLSGTAFGAMAKAGEEVAFRDAGVLKIRYARVACDYSGRTIAFHVDPGSNSNYFAAVIEYEEGDGDLAGVSLKEASMGPEEWRSMQQSWGAVWKLDAGSEMQPPFSIRLTSQYSRETIVAKNVIPENWKPGSTYRSLVNYL from the exons ATGGCCGCTCTTCACTCGTTTCGATTTCACCCTTCGATCTTCTTGTGTTTGGTAGCCTCGTTTTGCTTCAGCCGGACGTGCTTCGGCTCCAAAGCCAAGCACTCGAACTTAACAACATTCGGAACCCGCTGGTCTTGGGCCGGAGCGACCTGGTATGGTAGTCCCGATGGAGCCGGCAGCGACG GCGGAGCCTGTGGATACGGGAATGCGGTGTCGCAACCGCCGTTCTCTTCCATGGTGACTGGAATCGGCCCTTCTCTGTACAAATCGGGCAAAGAGTGTGGAGCTTGCTACAAG ATCAAATGTACCAAAAGAATGCATCCATCCTGTTCGGGCAAACCGGTAAGGGTGATCATCACGGACTTTTGCCCCGGAGGTCCCTGCGCGACTGATTCCGCCCATTTCGACCTCAGCGGGACCGCATTCGGTGCTATGGCTAAAGCAGGAGAAGAAGTCGCATTCCGGGATGCTGGAGTCCTCAAAATCCGATATGCTCG AGTCGCGTGCGATTACTCAGGAAGAACCATAGCATTCCATGTTGATCCAGGGTCCAACTCCAACTACTTTGCGGCGGTGATTGAGTATGAAGAGGGAGATGGCGACCTTGCAGGAGTATCACTAAAGGAAGCTTCGATGGGGCCTGAGGAGTGGAGGTCGATGCAACAGTCATGGGGTGCTGTTTGGAAGCTGGACGCTGGCTCAGAGATGCAACCTCCGTTCTCAATTCGGCTGACATCGCAATACTCAAGAGAGACCATAGTGGCCAAGAACGTGATTCCGGAAAACTGGAAGCCTGGTTCAACCTATAGATCTCTAGTCAACTACTTGTAA
- the LOC104426949 gene encoding PLAT domain-containing protein 3 gives MTTIRRLLFLIICSVVLSVAAGETPNCVYTIYVKTSSMIKAGTDSKISLILGDLLGRSVWVPDLESWGLMEPSHNYYERGNLDIFSGLGPCIGPPLCWLNVTSDGSGVHHGWYCDYVEVTSAGPHKPCSQTIFRVDQWLATDVPPFKLTAVVNGCGKDDARSARRSKGGALVKRNPRLSARE, from the exons ATGACCACGATTCGGCGCCTCCTATTCCTCATCATCTGCTCCGTCGTCCTCTCGGTGGCTGCCGGAGAGACCCCT AACTGTGTGTACACCATCTATGTAAAGACGAGTTCGATGATCAAGGCCGGGACTGACTCCAAGATCAGCCTAATACTCGGCGATTTGTTGGGGCGGTCAGTTTGGGTCCCGGATCTCGAGTCGTGGGGCTTGATGGAACCATCCCACAACTACTACGAGCGCGGCAACCTCGACATCTTCAGCGGTCTTGGGCCCTGCATCGGCCCGCCACTGTGCTGGCTCAACGTCACCTCCGATGGGTCCGGGGTCCACCACGGCTGGTACTGTGACTATGTGGAGGTCACGTCCGCCGGGCCTCATAAGCCCTGCAGTCAAACCATCTTCCGTGTTGACCAGTGGCTGGCCACCGATGTCCCGCCCTTCAAGTTGACTGCGGTGGTCAACGGGTGCGGGAAGGATGATGCACGTTCGGCGCGGCGGAGCAAGGGCGGGGCTCTTGTCAAGAGGAATCCAAGATTGTCTGCTCGAGAATGA
- the LOC104424355 gene encoding autophagy-related protein 3: MVLSQKLHEAFKGTVERITSHRTVSAFKEKGVLSVSEFIVAGDNLVSKCPTWSWESGEPSKRKPYLPAEKQFLITRNVPCLRRAASVEEEYEAAGGEVLLDNEDNDGWLATHGKPRETKGDEEDNLPSMESLEIGKKNPIQSIPTYFGGEEEEDIPDMAEYEDPDNLIETDPATLQTTYLVAHEPDDDNILRTRTYDVSITYDKYYQTPRVWLTGYDESRMLLRPELVLEDVSQDHARKTVTIEDHPHLPGKHASVHPCRHGAVMKKIIDVLMSRGVEPEVDKYLFLFLKFVASVIPTIEYDYTMDFDLGSSSR; this comes from the exons ATGGTCCTCTCGCAGAAGCTCCACGAGGCGTTCAAGGGCACGGTGGAGCGGATCACCAGCCACCGCACCGTCTCCGCCTTCAAGGAGAAGGGCGTCCTCAGCGTCTCCGAGTTCATCGTCGCCGGCGACAACCTCGTCTCCAAGTGCCCCACTTGGTCCTG GGAATCGGGCGAGCCGAGCAAGAGGAAGCCGTATCTGCCGGCAGAGAAGCAGTTCCTGATCACTAGAAATG TTCCTTGTTTGCGGAGAGCTGCTTCTGTGGAAGAAGAATACGAGGCTGCGGGAGGGGAAGTTTTGCTCGATAACGAAGATAATGACGGCTGGCTTGCCACCCATGGGAAGCCGAGAG AAACTAAGGGAGATGAGGAGGATAATTTGCCTTCTATGGAGAGCTTAGAGATTGGCAAGAAGAATCCTATTCAGTCCATTCCTACATATTTTGgtggagaggaggaagaagacattCCGGACATGGCAGAGTACGAGGATCCCGACAACCTGATCGAGACGGATCCT gCAACACTTCAGACTACTTATCTGGTGGCTCATGAACCTGATGATGACAACATACTGCGGACCCGAACTTATGATGTCAGCATAAC GTATGATAAGTACTATCAAACTCCTCGGGTTTGGCTCACTGGATATGATGAG TCAAGGATGCTTTTGCGACCAGAGCTTGTACTTGAAGATGTTAGTCAAGACCATGCACGAAAAACG GTGACAATTGAAGACCATCCTCATTTGCCTGGAAAACATGCTTCAGTACATCCGTGTAGACATGGCGCAGTAATGAAGAAGATCATTGATGTATTAATGTCACGTGGAGTTGAACCAGAAGTTGACAA GTACCTTTTCTTGTTCCTTAAATTTGTTGCCTCAGTTATTCCAACTATAGAATATGATTATACAATGGACTTCGACCTTGGCAGTTCCAGCCGCTGA